ATGCACCAGATATTACTCGGGCAGAATGTGGACCCATTTCCACCACTGCAGAGTCCAAACACGTTAAAGTGCTCCTTCGTTCACGGTGAAGATGAGCAAAATTCAGCTGAAAGTTATACGAGATATTGCACACCACAGCTACACAGTTAagagttacagttacagtcagGCTTTTTATGTGATTCAGTggcaaaccaaaaaccaacagtgTGTCGACTGAATGTTTTAACTCACTAGAGATCGATGAGGCTTCAGGAACATGTTAAACATAGTATATCAAAAAGCACTGCAAATGGTTTCTGGGGTAGGAAATGCGCCCAAGATGCTTTTGCTCGGTCTGTATTCCTGCAGCAAACAttgcacacatcacacatccaTGCATGCAGGTTTCTCAGCAAAACcacattttctgctgctcagtgcTGGTGTAGATGTATTGCTCAAGGACTCTGATGCTGTGcatgttttcacattttgctTTATTGCCCAATTTCCTTCAGCATTGTTTGAACAATCCACTTTCAAGCATGTACCTCTAGTTCTGCATTTTTTAAagagatatataaaaaaaacaatttttattttgtttattcatattttaaaaactttacatGATGCATGGATGGTTATTCTTCATTAATATTGTTATTATCAGTAGTAGTCACTTATTTAATAtctgtttaaaatgtgaactaaagaggggaaaaaaaggcgtCCCAAATTGCTAAAATTAGCTTTCTGTGTTGCGTGGTGCAGTGATGAAGCACAGCACTCACTTTGTGAGTAGGGTATTTCTGTGTGAAGCTAAGTCattttctcacagtgcttccattTCTTCCCACATTCAATTCACAATTCATACACATTGCATTAAGTTGATTGTGAGCTCTACAATGAGCACATGTGTAAATGGTAGgcagtggatggatggacagaaagTTAAAGACACagctatgtaaaaaaaactgtcttttgattttttaaaaacatacatagcagttttctgtcttcatgcaTGAGATTAACTATGAGGTCAGTGAGTGTTGCTCAAACatagtttattaatttaaagtgactcatatttgtttttcttttttctagctTCACAGTTGGGTTATTTATCTAAGGAATTACAAGCGACCTTAGGAGTTCTCAGTGCAGCGCTGATCATCTCACTGGCATGGAATATTTTTTGTTGTGTATCAAAATTTGGCTCAGGTAATGACATTATTTACTCTATCctcactcaaaaaaaaaaaaaagattcttcaCCCACAGTAAACATGACACTATAGTTTGAgtaaaatgcaactgaaatatATTATCAAAGAGTTGTTTATTCTAATActcaattatttaaaaaaaaaagtgcttgtataaaCTGAATGCATATCAATCAAATACATTTGATTTGACcagatttaattaaatgtaacatttttacattttacctgTAACAAAAATACATCAGAAATCCAAATGCAAGTTAAAGTCAGCATTTTATGGGAATTAACACAAACCCCCCTGAAAACAATCCAGTTGTGAATATATTCATCTTTATCTTGTATTAGGAAAATGGAGATGTCCACTGAGAAGACGGCAAAGGTGTGTAGCgtggtttttattgttaacaaaTTACAGTAAAACAGATCTGCATGTGAAGAACTCCGTTTTCCTTTCTGTGTTCCCAATTTTAGTCAGAGCTTGAGGCAGATGGAAGAAAATCCTATTTATGGAAACGTAAGCTACCTGCAAACAAGTAGGTGCAAGCGGTCGTGCGTCTGGCTGTGCACATGCTTTAGTACACTTGTATCAGATTATAGCGTGATGATATTTCTCCACAGGCGTAACTTTGTTAACAGAAGACAATCCCCCTCACTCATCACTCAGCTCTTCAAATGGGAAGTATCAGCGGAGAGTCAGATCAGACTTACAGGTAGATTCTTTGAAACTCTTTGGTTTGAGATCGTTTATTCTGGCTTGACTTTGGGCTCTCTGTCTGTTCATACAGGTTATTAAACCTTCATGACAATATCTCTccagaaaaagtaaaatacagCTGTATGATATTAGATTAGGTAATAGTAGGAACATGAAAAGTGGTCCTCTAGCATAGGTCAGTCTAGACCTACTAACCcatgggtgtcaaacataaggcctgggaTCCAGAATTGGCCCAGAAAAGACTCCAAACTGGCCGCCTGGCCCAATGTGAAGAAGGGCAtagctttattatttttaattgttatttaatttttaactctcagttttatactttttcatgcCAATAAAGGCTTCTCCAGTGCCAGTGATAATAAACCAATTAAaccaaagtaattaaataatagcTAAACGATtaaacgatgaaaaaaatattattattttaaaatatctacTAAGGaaatttctgttgttgttgttttttacagtgGGTCCAcagcaaaaaatttttttaaaagatgaggAAAAGCACATAtgtatttcttacaatttaaaagCATAGAGTTGCActcacagatttctttcatctactaaagcagcatttctttatcacatAAGAAAATTGAGATGTACTGTTGAAattacacttctttttcttatattaaaacATCGCAAGCATTAAATTTAGTTAGTTAAAAGTCTTTTCACAGACAGAAAGGAGAGTTTTACTAGTTCATTGCATTGAAGTGTGATCatgtttacattgttttttgtttcttcttccagTCCAAAAACCACGACTGCTATGCCAACCTGACCTTAAAGGGCCCCAGGCTGCAGGCTGGTCACAGCTGTCCGCAGATACAGTACTCAGATGTAATGCAGTTAGGGGAGCCACCGGAGTCAGAGAAGGAGGATGACGGTAACACGGACGCCCTCTCCACCGTGTCTGATCTGTATGCTTCCGTGCAAACTCAGCGAACAAAAACCATTGACTCTGCAGACAATGAGGAAGGCTATGCCAACCATCTCTGAGACGTGCACAGCTGCTGATGCTGAGATGACTCaaatggctgttttttttttcaggcccAATCTGTCACCACAGGATGtcagtgtttattattatatgaaaAATGGAAACGCGTCTGTGCAGTTGTGAAGTAGAGAAGTGCTGCACTTCTCTGATTCATTGGCTCTCAAACTAGTTAACTAGCTAACAAGAGGACGGGACCCACAATTTCAAacaattattaataataaacagGATCCGAGTGGATTTTTACTTAAATAAAGCTCAGAGTAATAGCATTCACAAACTCTTTTTGggtttgttaaattaaaaagaaaagaaaattcatgTTCTTTTAACTCCCCGACAGTTTGAGAATCACTGCTCTCCTGAATGTGAAAGTTTTAacataaaatgtgtattttatgtaaCATTTCAATGACATTTTTTGGTGGACCTGTTTTTTGATGGTGCATTTGAAAGCTAATTAAGTACAACatctctatttttgtttttttgtttttacaaaatgaCACAGTAATTaattttgtaatatttgctctaataaaataaatgattatcTAAGAGTGCTCCAGACAAGCTTTTGTATGCTTAACAATATATTCCACTTATAATAAGTGAGTAAGTAGTTTTTGACACTTGCTTTTCAAGTCATAGCACATTTAATATTGTGTAATAAatcccttttcttctctttgcttTTAACTTGGTAAGAATTCTTTTAAAACAACTTTCTTCTGCTGTGTCAATGTTTAACCCTGTGAAATGAATGGGTCACTGAAAAGACCTAAAgcagcataaaaacaacaacaacacagaaataaaatgcaaaagaaatttTACTTTGTGTAAACCAAGAATTAATATCAGTTACCATCACTTAATTTCTTTAAAGTCCTTTGGTTGCGACATTAGGCTTCTTGGATTAAAGGTCACTTAGGTCTGTACTTTGCATTTATCGGAGAGCCTTATTTAAGGCAGTGGTAGCATTTACCCTTTGAACAATCAATGCTTGAGATAAGAGTTTCTAAGAGCTAATGGTAATTGCAGTACAGTTGAAAAATTATCATCCATAAGAGTGAGCCTCACGGcttccatttattttaagtAGGTGCTGCTCATCAAATGTAGTGTTTTCACTGACCATCAGCTAGTGGGGCTACCTCTATAAAAACAAATGCTATGAAAATGTGCTGGTCTAGAACATTCAGGTTTGTGATAACataatcttcccaggagtggacatccCATCAAACTCACAACGCGGTCAGACTGTGCAAGCTTCAGAGAACCTGCATGTCACTCTACAGGTAAAAGCTTCCTGTTTATAAAAACAATGCAGCAGCCAAGTTGCTTAgctttgcaaagctgcatctgaacaaaccacaagacttgtGGAACAATGTTAGATACTTAATGCATAGCGCCACATTTGGAGAAACCCAAACACAGCATGTCAACACCAAATCCTCACATTAACTTCTCACAGTGTGCAAAGTCAAACTGTGTGGAGTGCAAGTAGTGGACCCAGGTGCAGACAAACCAACGTGTGGAAACCAACTTAATAGGAACAAAAAGTGAGCCGTTTAATTAGGCTGATAAAaaggtataaaaacaaaaatggtaaatggcctgtatttatatagcgctttactagtccctaaggaccccaaagcgctttacatatccagtcatccacccattcacacacacattagacACACTGCACATAGGACAAgtactttcacaataaaacaggaaacagcatggaatgcagacatgacaacacaaacttGCTAacataaaacatgcaaacatgaaaCAAAGGGTGAGGGAAACTTAAATACATGGGTAGTAAacacaaggggaatctaataaacaaatgaacttagctGACCTAGTCaacttcaaaataaactaaaacttaaaatgctcggtcaaaagacccaggaacgTGACATAACTGTCACCACATTGGTGATAGTGGTGATgattttgacttgttttttcaGCCAGTCGACTATGAACGCTTCCGTATACCAAGGTATTCTTGAGTCAAAGGTGAGATCATGGACAGTTGATCCCAAGAATATCAACAAATCTAGGCGGGGACAAGTATCAGGGATGATTCGTGATAAGGGGACGATTTGAGGATAGCAGCAAGTGTGAAAAGGAATGTTTACAAGATgctagtgagacctgctataaTGTACTTTTTGGACACAGgagcactgacaaaaagacatgaAGCAGAGCTGGAGGTAAAGGTGTTAAGATTTCAGTTGGGATTGACCGGAATGGCCAGCGAGTATATCAAAGGGACAACTAAGGTTGAGCGACTTGGAGGCAAAGATGCAGAGGCAAGACTGAAAAGAGATTAATAGATATAGCAAAGGATGATATAGCAAACATGCAGAGGATTGCCCAAAGATGCCCTACCATTAATTACTGCTTCATTCtgaaatatgatcaacctatctctaataatctgctatgtaccacaggccttcaagctggcaatACTTAAACCATTACTTAAAAAGTCATCTCTGGTCCCCTTGTCAGTGGCACCTGCATGACCTGGGGCCGAGAGCTATATGCGAGCTGTCCTGGAACAACGGACGCCGGGGGGGCCAGGTGGCCGACTGCCAGACCAGCGTCGCCGGCCTCCGGAACAGCGTTGCCATCACCGCTGGAGACTTGGGCAGCCTCCGCAAGAGACACTGCCCTTTTTCCATAAAGAAGGTGATCCACTCAACATAAAAGCATGCACCAGCATTGTGTGCTTGATAAAAATCAGAGCACATAGCAACTTTTGAGAACAGTTGATGATTAGATAAAGAATTGTGTCAAACCTATCAGTTCATAAAAGATTGGTGATGTCTTTAACCTTTGTAACAGTGGCATACCCATTCATACATGTAATCAAAGCAGGACATGGAAACTCACTTTACCTTTATATTATGATCTTCTCTTCTCGTAGAGCCAAGTTTAAAGTGCTTGTTTACATCCTCAGTTATCTTGTCTTATCTTGAATGAGATGATACCTTATATGCAGCAGATATATTATTTCACATTGGTCACTTCCAACTTAGGCCCATGATGCCCAGATAAAAAGTTGCGGAACAGCGTGACAAAACTTGCTTATAAACCATGCATGTATATTAAGAAGTCCCAGATGTCAAAAGTCCAGCTGATAACATAAACTCATATATTCTTTATGCTTTTATAGAGGCTATTTCACTTGTCCAGACAATAGTTTTTCAAAGTAGAgatgattttttaaatatcacaaaacatgtgaaatacatgaaatttgaaaatatttgtaaaacGATGAAGTAGCACTAGATGGTGATGTTAAAAATGCTGAATGACATATGTTACcttgatgataatgatgatgatgaatttCCATTAAAGGAGATTATGTTTTCATATAAGCTAATTTGTTTGGTGAATTCTGGAAACAGCATGTaatgcagacatgacaacacaaactgCGTTGTTGCTTGTTGTCATTGACTGAACCA
This DNA window, taken from Astatotilapia calliptera chromosome 5, fAstCal1.2, whole genome shotgun sequence, encodes the following:
- the LOC113022654 gene encoding signaling threshold-regulating transmembrane adapter 1, which produces MAENCSSTQQASQLGYLSKELQATLGVLSAALIISLAWNIFCCVSKFGSGKWRCPLRRRQSQSLRQMEENPIYGNVSYLQTSVTLLTEDNPPHSSLSSSNGKYQRRVRSDLQSKNHDCYANLTLKGPRLQAGHSCPQIQYSDVMQLGEPPESEKEDDGNTDALSTVSDLYASVQTQRTKTIDSADNEEGYANHL